A genomic region of Vanessa tameamea isolate UH-Manoa-2023 chromosome 11, ilVanTame1 primary haplotype, whole genome shotgun sequence contains the following coding sequences:
- the Tasp1 gene encoding threonine aspartase 1, which yields MNGFIAVHCGAGYHSDSLRKDYQRTCYLACRKAAEALVQGGTAVDAVEKAIIELENSPLTNAGFGSNLSWDGLVECDASIMNGQTLHFGACGAVSNVWNPITLAKQLCIKQCESLSLGRVPPCILTGQGAKTWAERMGLQIVEENNMISSRALRNYKHCKRKLKRYSVQNDLKFSPLDTVGAICVDANGVVASGASSGGVSLKHEGRVGQAASFGSGVWAAMSRDGLTPSIAACTSGCGEHLIRTQLAKNSAESLLESSPVIGLDKCLKEKFLESPFLWDIPERLGGTLALTFNPQVGEGELLWGHTTKTMCVGYMSTDTAKPKCVISYLPPKVESGRKAVVSGVPFKVNMQPAPVLQWEIKTEPHLNGSL from the exons ATGAATGGATTTATTGCCGTTCACTGtg GAGCAGGTTACCACAGTGATTCTTTAAGAAAAGACTACCAAAGAACTTGCTACCTTGCATGTCGCAAAGCTGCCGAAGCACTCGTACAAGGTGGAACTGCTGTGGATGCTGTAGAAAAAGCTATTATTG AATTAGAGAATAGCCCATTAACAAATGCTGGCTTTGGATCAAATCTAAGTTGGGATGGATTAGTCGAGTGTGATGCTTCTATCATGAATGGACAAACATTACACTTTGGTGCATGTGGTGCAGTGTCCAATGTGTGGAACCCCATCACATTAGCTAAACAGCTTTGTATTAAACAGTGTGAGAGTTTATCTTTAGGACGTGTACCACCTTGTATTCTTACTGGGCAAGGGGCTAAAACTTGGGCTGAAAGAATGGGCTTGCAAATAGTTGAAGAAAATAACATGATTTCAAGTCGTGCTCTTCGTAATTATAAACATTgcaaacgaaaattaaaaaggtattctgttcaaaatgatttaaaattcagcCCATTGGATACAGTAGGAGCTATATGTGTTGATGCCAACGGAGTTGTAGCTTCTGGAGCAAGTTCTGGTGGAGTTTCACTAAAACATGAAGGAAGAGTGGGACAAGCTGCATCTTTTGGAAGTGGTGTATGGGCTGCAATGAGTAGAGACGGATTGACACCTTCCATTGCAGCTTGCACTTCAGGTTGCGGCGAACATTTAATAAGAACTCAGCTTGCTAAAAATTCAGCTGAAAGTTTGTTAGAATCATCTCCTGTAATAGGTCTTGACAAATGTTTGAAAGAAAAGTTTTTGGAATCACCTTTCTTATGGGATATACCGGAAAGGCTCGGTGGCACATTGGCTCTCACTTTTAACCCTCAAGTTGGAGAAGGAGAATTACTTTGGGGTCACACAACAAAAACAATGTGTGTTGGATATATGTCAACAGATACGGCTAAACCaaag TGTGTCATATCTTACTTACCACCAAAAGTGGAGTCTGGACGTAAGGCAGTTGTATCTGGGGTACCATTCAAAGTGAATATGCAACCTGCTCCAGTATTACAATGGGAGATTAAGACTGAACCACACCTCAATGGATCTCTTtga
- the LOC113400925 gene encoding HIG1 domain family member 2A, mitochondrial, with product MANEEPSDLDWIQLRREMGPSHHVETTKEKFARKFSANPFVPIGCLATAGALSYGLWCFRTGRSKLSQQMMRVRIVAQGLTITALVVGVVMTAGKTLK from the exons ATGGCAAATGAAGAACCTTCCGATCTAGACTGGATCCAATTGCGTCGTGAAATGGGACCTTCACATCATGTTGAAACCACCAAAGAAAAATTTGCTCGAAAATTTAGTGCAAACCCCTTTGTGCCTAtag GATGCCTCGCAACAGCAGGGGCTCTATCATATGGCTTATGGTGTTTCCGTACTGGCAGAAGTAAATTATCACAGCAAATGATGCGGGTTAGAATTGTTGCTCAAGGTTTGACAATAACAGCTTTAGTCGTTGGAGTTGTAATGACTGCTGGGaaaactttgaaataa
- the Girdin gene encoding girdin: MAASASEIEDFLSGPLVSWLKSCLPEPASIKEYSSLFNGDILHHIYLQIDPEPSFHITKLTGLEDQALILGRVKNFDAIVKNVKALFDEELGMTLLVVPECICLGKAPETREGLENMKLLSLLLLGAAVQCPNKEIFITRIKELDVDLQHNIVECIKQVTDMQTVVLTPDAIDLFQSPTMFNHMRRLAKERDHYLQNWASLVLNEGLCENENENKNGKSRSTQNVNQNNGETQHLAVELADWKARLRKQRQELEEKSEQLSECREELEHTKLTLAKLRADSQEWFNEARKAAGYRDEVDALREKAERCDRLEQEIQRYRDRLSDAEYYKTRVTELREDNKALMETRDALEEQLQRARKRAEQCLSLEAAMIKLKREANDIALERDADQQKIQELIEENNHLQYITRSVLSESNNSNLDTDNECENTLESGENSLSEQLTSNAQARALKLELENKRLLSTIDSLREQSLLESSDKVLELEKEKKRLTLKCEQLQENCNRLKLQNSELEEVFKNALEENRKLQDSLDNQKTFIDRQAIDRDSEKNKLQDFERHLESLTKDKQRIQMLCDSIQRRADDLEKTLDSRTKELNIVKPDAEKVTRFIIQTEELKTKLTYSEKETHNLQREVTKLREAVEEKDVTLDTISTEIELKNKEIERLIRQIDLNQSLTSRLQDLEQKTQELKSSKKVDTETIQTLQKDLILEKVNFDKLRNCMDKLGINTSELISKDVNIEELLEKIITNVDHEALISEITAKANFFNSVPCNCNNKGKTDVDENVVNPQIEQLTADLATLQVSLENCQAENAKLQVNVATLNSQNGSLISQQMTLQLANSQLAAEKEEIIKQLEVLKDKQDNLLRDQVALQTLHEQLNTEYETLLSEKEPVKAVIRDLKIENRELKEKLTNCEKKITDFELERENLKIESRNLTNLRAEHSKLKEDFRNLFTASDRLKNEYRNMQEEYRNIRSEVAQLKLRNTEISGEINTKSEVITSMELEISKTNQHCEMLIQMNKSLDADRRSLMDHVSQLLTQYHELLAHSLKDKQHYHEEEKMFADRVNALCRQKEKLEEKIMEHYKKLDNCTTKRRGFGASFVKRVRKAGTDLINKVPSRSNKRIEDANRSKSQLTLAGSESGESDPGSQDLEKLSKISDHDQGSSNPSVESPRHSSDSSFRRFDDSLLKKSDNMEMSGSIHSLDPIRMTGESNFVRRLSAASIHSGGGDDALIRASLRRRPHKTVPSSHRNSYQGVEGESSLPAASTPPPVFGTAGTRRTVYLADDNQDVNITSKPQSTPVKENPTYLVYNRISTVIGDGACQSNSDRSTEHRPVSDQPRSMEENTPEREDLRNDKRTASRNEKTDNSKETAIWYEYGCV, encoded by the exons ctaAAATCATGCCTGCCAGAACCTGCCAGTATCAAGGAATACTCCTCCCTCTTCAATGGAGATATCCTACACCATATCTACCTCCAGATTGACCCAGAACCTTCATTTCACATTACAAAGCTAACAGGACTCGAAGACCAGGCACTTATTTTGGGCAGAGTAAAGAATTTTGATGCAatagttaaaaatgtaaagGCTTTATTTGATGAAGAGTTGGGAATGACTCTATTAGTTGTGCCAGAATGCATATGCTTAGGTAAAGCACCAGAAACCCGGGAAGGTCTGGAGAATATGAAACTGTTGTCTCTGTTGTTACTCGGTGCAGCAGTCCAGTGTCCTAACAAAGAAATTTTCATTACGAGAATTAAAGAGCTAGATGTTGACTTGCAACATAATATTGTGGAATGTATAAAACAG GTGACAGACATGCAAACCGTGGTATTAACACCAGATGCAATTGACCTCTTCCAATCACCAACAATGTTCAACCACATGAGAAGACTGGCAAAGGAGCGCGACCACTATTTACAAAACTGGGCGTCTCTCGTCCTGAATGAAGGATTATGTGAAAATgagaacgaaaataaaaatggaaaaagtCGATCTACTCAGAATGTTAATCAGAATAACGGGGAAACTCAACATCTAGCTGTTGAATTAGCAGATTGGAAAGCAAGGTTACGGAAACAGAGACAGGAGCT GGAAGAAAAATCTGAACAGCTGTCGGAATGTCGTGAAGAATTGGAACACACTAAGCTGACGCTGGCAAAGTTACGGGCGGACAGCCAAGAGTGGTTTAACGAAGCGAGAAAGGCAGCGGGCTACAGAGACGAAGTTGACGCTTTGAGGGAGAAGGCAGAGAGATGTGATAG gttgGAACAGGAGATACAGAGATATCGCGATCGTTTATCAGATGCTGAATATTATAAGACAAGGGTCACAGAATTACGAGAAGACAATAAAGCTTTAATGGAAACAAGGGATGCATTGGAAGAGCAGTTACAGAGGGCGAGGAAAAGGGCAGAACAATGTCTATCTCTAGAAGCAGCCATGATTAAGTTAAAAAGAGAGGCCAATGATATTGCATtg gaGAGAGATGCAGATCAACAAAAAATTCAAGAATTGATTGAGGAGAATAATCATTTGCAATACATAACAAGATCTGTTTTGAGTGAAAGCAACAATAGTAACTTAGACACAGATAATGAATGTGAAAATACTTTGGAGTCGGGCGAAAACAGTTTGTCGGAACAACTGACCAGTAATGCACAAGCGAGGGCTTTAAAACTTGAATTAGAAAATAAGCGACTTCTCTCTACAATTGACAGTCTTCGAGAACAATCGTTATTAGAAAGTAGTGATAAGGTATTAGAATTAGAAAAGGAAAAGAAAAGATTAACACTCAAATGTGAACAGTTACAAGAAAACTGTAACAGACTCAAGCTGCAAAATTCTGAATTAGAAGAGGTATTCAAAAATGCATTGGAAGAAAATAGAAAGTTACAAGATTCATTGGATaatcaaaaaacatttatagatcGGCAAGCGATTGATAGagattcagaaaaaaataagttacaagATTTCGAAAGACATTTAGAGTCTTTGACTAAAGACAAACAAAGAATACAAATGTTGTGTGATTCTATACAAAGACGAGCAGACGATCTCGAAAAGACTTTAGATTCGAGGACAAAAGAGTTAAACATAGTTAAACCTGATGCTGAAAAAGTGACACGTTTCATTATACAAACAGAAGAGCTTAAAACGAAATTAACTTACAGTGAAAAAGAAACGCATAACTTACAAAGGGAAGTTACTAAGTTACGAGAAGCGGTAGAAGAGAAGGATGTGACGCTCGATACAATTAGCACTGAAATAGaacttaaaaacaaagaaatcgAAAGATTAATAAGACAGATAGATTTAAATCAGTCGTTAACTAGCAGACTCCAAGACTTGGAGCAAAAGACGCAAGAGTTGAAGTCAAGTAAGAAAGTCGATACTGAAACTATACAAACCCTTCAAAAGGATTTAATATTGGAAAAGGTTAATTTCGATAAGTTGAGAAACTGTATGGATAAGCTGGGAATAAATACATCAGAATTAATATCAAAAGACGTCAACATTGAAGAATTGTTAGAAAAGATTATAACGAATGTTGATCATGAAGCGTTGATATCAGAAATTACTGCAAAGGCAAATTTCTTTAATTCAGTTCCATGTAATTGCAATAATAAGGGCAAAACCGATGTTGATGAAAACGTTGTTAACCCTCAAATCGAACAATTGACTGCAGATTTAGCGACGTTACAAGTTTCTTTAGAAAATTGTCAAGCAGAAAATGCTAAACTACAAGTAAATGTAGCCACGCTTAATTCTCAGAATGGTTCTCTTATCTCGCAACAAATGACGCTACAACTTGCCAATAGTCAACTTGCTGCAGAAAAGgaggaaataataaaacaactggAGGTTTTGAAAGATAAACAAGACAATCTTCTACGCGATCAAGTAGCTTTGCAAACTTTGCATGAACAATTAAACACAGAGTATGAAACGTTGCTCAGTGAGAAGGAGCCCGTAAAAGCAGTAATTCGAGATTTGAAAATCGAAAACAGAGAATTAAAAGAAAAGCTAAccaattgtgaaaaaaaaataacagacttTGAATTGGAACGAGAGAACTTAAAAATCGAATCTCGAAATCTAACAAATCTAAGGGCTGAACATTCTAAGTTAAAAGAAGATTTTAGAAATCTGTTTACTGCCAGTGATAGGTTGAAGAATGAGTACAGAAATATGCAAGAAGAGTACAGAAATATTAGAAGTGAAGTCgcacaattaaaattaagaaatacagAAATTTCTGGTGAAATTAACACAAAATCGGAAGTGATTACTAGTATGGAACTGGAAATCAGTAAAACAAATCAACACTGTGAAATGCTAATTCAGATGAATAAGAGCTTAGATGCTGATAGAAGATCGTTAATGGATCATGTTTCACAACTTCTCACGCAATACCATGAGCTATTAGCACATtctttaaaagataaacaaCATTACCATGAGGAGGAAAAGATGTTTGCTGACAGAGTAAATGCTTTATGCCgacaaaaagaaaaattggaagaaaaaataatggaacattataaaaaacttgACAACTGCACGACAAAACGACGAGGCTTTGGTGCATCATTTGTAAAAAGAGTACGAAAGGCTGGAACGgatttaattaacaaagtaCCTTCCCGAAGCAATAAAAGGATAGAAGATGCCAATCGTTCTAAATCACAATTAACATTAGCAGGGTCAGAATCTGGTGAATCAGATCCAGGTAGTCAAGATTTAGAGAAGTTATCTAAAATTTCTGACCATGACCAAGGATCTTCTAACCCAAGTGTCGAATCACCTAGACACAGCTCTGACTCGAGCTTCAGACGATTTGACGATAGTTTGCTGAAGAAGTCTGATAATATGGAAATGTCAGGTTCAATTCATAGTCTTGACCCAATAAGAATGACTGGTGAAAGTAATTTTGTTAGAAGATTGTCAGCGGCTTCAATTCATAGCGGCGGTGGGGATGATGCTCTGATTCGAGCATCTCTCAGAAGGCGACCACATAAAACCGTGCCATCCTCGCATCGAAATAGTTACCAGGGTGTAGAGGGTGAATCGAGCTTGCCAGCAG CATCGACTCCTCCTCCTGTATTCGGAACCGCTGGAACACGTCGGACAGTATATTTAGCTGATGACAACCAAGACGTAAACATAACCAGTAAACCTCAGAGCACACCTGTTAAAGAAAACCCAACTTACTTAGTTTACAATAGAATTTCAACCGTTATTGGTGATGGGGCGTGTCAAAGTAACAGTGATAGGTCGACGGAACATAGACCTGTGTCAGATCAACCGCGTTCCATGGAAGAGAATACACCTGAACGAGAAGATTTGCGAAATGACAAGCGCACGGCGAGTCGCAACGAAAAAACTGATAACTCAAAGGAAACAGCAATTTGGTATGAATATGGGtgtgtataa